The following proteins come from a genomic window of Paramicrobacterium humi:
- a CDS encoding ATP-dependent Clp protease ATP-binding subunit, whose protein sequence is MPAFFGPSGSDPRSFDEFLARYLQGQRQAQAGRPIDITRLLSRRTHEVLTEAAHYAMQQGHRDVDALHILHLLAEQQPSADAIRGTGAEPKDVAAAAESRLPQPGEALDEQTATLTGSTQRLLLDAYQVARGFGSTYVDPEHVFLAMVLNPESPAGQVLASAGVTPQALQSAAQSAQQTAQPREAASDSGTPMLDTYGLDLTAQARDGKLDPVIGRASEIEQTVEILSRRTKNNPVLIGEAGVGKTAVVEGLAQRIVAEEVPAQLRGKRVIELDLAAMLGGTRYRGDFEERLTKTMDEISGHAGEIIVFIDELHTVVGAGGGGEGGMDAGNILKPRLARGELHLIGATTLKEFRAIEKDAALTRRFQPVTVGEPSAEDAVQILAGLRGAYEEHHGVRYTDEALRAAVELSSRYITDRYLPDKAIDLIDQAGARSRLRDGVKIDVDALRTRLGELEAEKGEAVEREDYERASELRDEIDQTVRSIDEGRSASQPEIGEAEIADVVSRATGIPVSRIGTDDRERLARLESELHERVIGQDDPVNVVAKAVRRNRTGMGDANRPVGSFLFLGPTGVGKTELAKALASSMFGSEKAMVRFDMSEFGERHTVSRLIGAPPGYVGYDEAGQLTERVRRQPYSVILLDEIEKAHPDVFNLLLQVLDDGRLTDGQGRTVDFRNTVIIMTSNIGSEFLASRSGAMGFVAPGTADGFGSDDEVRTRVMSKLREAMRPEFLNRIDEIVLFRKLEKQQLRDIVRLLLGSTEQRLRAQEIGLEVDDDALDWIAEHGYEPEYGARPLRRLLQRRVDDRIADLFVEDALTPGDSVRVSVSDGELVIEPESERMPHAA, encoded by the coding sequence TTGCCAGCGTTCTTCGGCCCATCCGGATCGGATCCTCGTTCGTTCGACGAGTTCCTGGCCCGGTATCTACAGGGCCAGCGCCAGGCGCAAGCCGGGCGCCCCATTGACATCACGCGGCTGCTCAGCCGACGCACTCACGAGGTGCTGACCGAGGCCGCGCACTACGCCATGCAGCAGGGCCACCGCGATGTCGACGCCCTGCACATCCTGCACCTTCTCGCGGAGCAGCAGCCGAGCGCCGACGCGATCCGCGGCACCGGCGCCGAGCCCAAGGACGTCGCCGCGGCCGCCGAGAGCCGTCTGCCCCAGCCGGGCGAGGCCCTCGACGAGCAGACCGCGACCCTCACCGGATCCACGCAGCGACTGCTGCTCGACGCCTACCAGGTGGCACGCGGCTTCGGCTCGACGTACGTCGACCCCGAGCACGTGTTCCTCGCGATGGTGCTGAACCCCGAGTCGCCCGCTGGGCAAGTGCTGGCCTCCGCCGGCGTCACCCCGCAGGCTCTGCAGTCCGCCGCCCAGTCGGCGCAGCAGACCGCGCAGCCGCGCGAGGCGGCATCCGATTCGGGCACTCCCATGCTCGACACGTACGGTCTCGACCTCACCGCGCAGGCGCGTGACGGCAAGCTCGACCCCGTGATCGGGCGCGCGAGCGAGATCGAGCAGACCGTCGAGATCCTCTCGCGCCGCACGAAGAACAACCCGGTGCTCATCGGCGAGGCTGGCGTCGGCAAGACCGCCGTCGTCGAGGGACTCGCTCAGCGCATCGTCGCCGAGGAGGTGCCCGCACAGCTGCGCGGCAAGCGTGTCATCGAGCTCGACCTCGCCGCCATGCTCGGCGGAACCCGCTACCGCGGTGACTTCGAGGAGCGGCTCACGAAGACGATGGACGAGATCTCCGGCCATGCCGGCGAGATCATCGTGTTCATCGACGAGCTGCACACGGTCGTCGGCGCCGGCGGCGGGGGAGAGGGCGGAATGGATGCCGGGAACATCCTGAAGCCGCGCCTCGCCCGCGGCGAGCTGCACCTGATCGGCGCGACGACGCTCAAGGAGTTCCGTGCGATCGAGAAGGACGCGGCGCTCACCCGCCGCTTCCAGCCCGTCACGGTCGGGGAGCCGAGCGCTGAGGACGCCGTGCAGATCCTTGCGGGGCTCCGCGGCGCCTACGAAGAGCACCACGGCGTCCGCTACACGGACGAGGCGCTGCGCGCCGCCGTCGAGCTCTCCTCGCGCTACATCACCGACCGGTACCTGCCCGACAAGGCCATCGACCTCATCGACCAGGCCGGCGCCCGCAGCCGTCTGCGCGACGGTGTGAAGATCGACGTCGACGCCCTGCGCACCCGGCTCGGCGAGCTCGAGGCCGAGAAGGGCGAAGCGGTCGAGCGTGAGGACTACGAGCGCGCCTCCGAGCTGCGCGACGAGATCGATCAGACCGTGCGCAGCATCGACGAGGGCCGAAGCGCGAGCCAGCCGGAGATCGGCGAGGCCGAGATCGCGGACGTCGTGTCGCGGGCGACGGGCATCCCCGTGAGCCGCATCGGCACCGACGACCGGGAGCGCCTCGCGCGCCTCGAGTCCGAGCTGCACGAGCGCGTCATCGGCCAGGACGACCCCGTGAACGTCGTCGCGAAGGCCGTGCGCCGCAACCGCACGGGCATGGGCGACGCCAACCGACCGGTCGGCAGCTTCCTGTTCCTCGGCCCGACCGGTGTGGGCAAGACCGAGCTCGCGAAGGCCCTGGCCAGCTCCATGTTCGGCAGCGAGAAGGCCATGGTGCGCTTCGACATGAGCGAGTTCGGGGAACGCCATACGGTGTCGCGGCTCATCGGCGCCCCTCCCGGGTACGTCGGCTATGACGAGGCCGGCCAGCTCACCGAGCGCGTGCGGCGTCAGCCGTACTCGGTGATCCTGCTCGACGAGATCGAGAAGGCGCACCCCGACGTGTTCAACCTGCTCCTGCAGGTTCTCGACGACGGGCGCCTCACCGACGGGCAGGGCCGCACGGTCGACTTCCGCAACACGGTCATCATCATGACCTCGAACATCGGAAGCGAGTTCCTTGCGAGCCGCAGCGGCGCCATGGGCTTCGTCGCTCCCGGCACGGCGGACGGCTTCGGCTCCGACGACGAGGTGCGCACGCGCGTGATGAGCAAGCTGCGCGAGGCCATGCGTCCCGAGTTCCTCAACCGCATCGACGAGATCGTGCTGTTTCGCAAGCTCGAGAAGCAGCAGCTGCGCGACATCGTCCGCCTCCTGCTCGGCAGCACCGAGCAGCGGCTGCGCGCGCAGGAGATCGGCCTCGAGGTCGACGACGACGCGCTCGACTGGATCGCCGAGCACGGCTACGAGCCCGAGTATGGGGCGCGGCCGCTGCGTCGGCTCCTGCAGCGCCGGGTCGACGACCGCATCGCCGACCTCTTCGTCGAGGACGCGCTCACTCCGGGTGACAGCGTTCGCGTGAGCGTCTCAGACGGCGAACTCGTGATCGAGCCAGAGAGCGAGCGGATGCCGCACGCGGCCTGA